AACCTGGAGGCAGCCGACCTCAGGCGTGGTGACTTTAACGGCGCAGACATGAGCGGCACCAGCCTGAACGGGGCGTGGGTTCAAGGCGCCGACTTTCTGAGGGTAAGGGGCCTCACCCCGGAGCAGAGGAAGTACCTTAAAGAAAACGGAGCCATCATCCGCAAGGATTAAAGGATTAACGGTTACGGCTACCCGGTTTCCCACCGGGCTATCTACCCAGGGGTGACGTCACTACTGTGGAGAAGGTTTTCGTGCGGAAGTTTTGGTGGAGAAAGGATGGTGTTGTAAATGGGTAATGTACAACGTTTATTGCCGATTATTGCGTTCCTGATTTTGACCGGATGCACTGCAAGTAAATTGGGTATGCAAACAAGTTCGATTTATGGACCGGCGGTATATGACAATTTAGAAAAAGTGCGGAATACGAATTCATGTCCCGGCTGTGACCTTCGTGGAGTCGACCTTGATAGTGGTTTTCTGAGTAACGCCAACCTGAGTGGCGCCAATCTTAGCGGCGCCAACCTGAGCAGTGCCATGCTTGTGGAAGCCAACCTGAGCGGCGCCATACTGGTAGATGCCAACCTGAGAGGCGCCACACTCCGGGGTGCCGACCTGAGCGGCGCAGACCTGAGCGGTGCCAATGTCTATGGCGCCATCTTCTTACAGGCGAAAGGACTCACCCCGGAACAGAAGGAGGACCTAAAAAGCCGCGGCGCCCTCTTTCACGGGCCTGCTTTTTAGGGCACGAATGCTTTTGCCGCTTGATGCGTGTAGTCTACCCGGGTGTGTAATGTGGAAGGAAGAATATCAAAGGCCAAATGGGACCTTACTGGAGCGACCCGATGGCGGGGGACGTGGGAAAATTAGTTGAGTGTGTACCGAACTTCAGTGAGGGGAGAGACCTTGAGAAGATTAGAGATATAACCGTGACCATAGAGGACTCCCCCGGTGTCAGGCTTCTGGATGTGGAGGCAAACAGCGATTATAACAGGGTGGTGGTTACGTTTGTGGGCGGGCCGGAGGAGGTGAAGGAGGCCGCGTTTCGTTCGATAGCCAGGGCCTCAGAGCTGATAGATATGTTGGTCCAGAATGGTCACCATCCGCGTATGGGTGCGACGGATGTGTGTCCGTTTGTACCGATAGCAGGGGTAACGATGGAAGACTGCGTAAGGGTGGCCCGGGAGCTTGGCAGGGGGGTCGGAGAGAGACTGGGAATACCTGTATATCTATATGGAGAAGCGGCCAGAATTGCAGATAGGGTGGCCCTTTCAAATATACGCAGGGGTGAGTACGAGGGCCTGGAAAAAAGACTGGCGGGTTCTATGTGGAGGCCTGATTTCGGACCATGTGAATATACCGACAGTGTGAGAAGGACCGGCGCGACAGCTATAGGGGCACGGAAGTTCCTGATAGCCTTTAACATAGGACTGAATACGTCTAGCGTCGGCCTAGCGAGAAAGATCGCGGGCCGGCTCAGAGATTCAGGGGTAATAGCAATACATCAGGGGAAGAAGGTAAGGATACCGGGGAGATTGAAAAAGGTGCAAGCCATCGGGGTGCCGATGGACTCTGGCACAACCGAAGTCTCTATGAATTTACTGGATTACGATGTTACGCCGCCGCACGTGGCGTTTGAGGCCGTGAAGGATGAGGCGGAGGGCCTGGGTGTGGAGGTGACGGGTAGTGATATAGTTGGTCTTGTCACAAAGGAACCGCTCCTTGTGGCCGGGGCGTTTTACGGGTGCGGGGGTACGGAGAGGCAACGGATAGAGGCGGCAATCAAGGGACTGCGGCTTCAGAACTTTGATATGGACAAGAAAGTAATAGAATACGCTGTTGGGTTTAATGAATAAGATTAGCCACTTAAGTCGTGTGGATTTTAGTCTGAATAGACTGAAACACCAGGCTTATGATATGTCCGTTCGGCGCCTTTTACGGTCTCAACCCTCAACCGGGGAGTATACGTACAGCGTGTTGGTTTCGTCACAGATTATATAAATATTTCCGTCCGCATCCATGGTAATTCCCTCCGCCTTAGGGACGTCTATAGTGAATGAGCCTAAGAGCTTACCGCCGGGCGTATACTCCATAACCTTCTTTGACTCATGGCTTAAGATAAGAAGGTTTCCGCTCCCGGTGTCACGGTGTATGCCGGAGAGGTCGTCGGCCTCGTCCACCTCAAAGGAACCTGCGATGGTGCCGCCTTCATCCAGTTCCATCACCCGCCTGGGGTCTTTTTCATTGACCACAAAGACGTGTCCATTCTCCGGGTTATGGGCAATGCCCTCCAGACCGTGATTAAAGTGCCACAGACGGTAATTTATGGGCACCTTGACCGTACGTAACGTCTTACCCTGTTTGTCTATCTCCTTAATTTCTCGATATCTCTCCTCGGCAAGTAGGAACGTGTCGGTAGCTGGCTTGTAGGCAATCCCCTCCAGGTCATTTGAGGGGACGTCAATCGTCTCAAGCACTATTCCCCGCTTGTCTATCTGGTAGAGGCCACCGCCGCCGTCTCTGACCGTCCAGAGGGTGTCAGTTTTCGTGTCGTAGGCAAGCCCTGACGGCTCTTCAACCGCGACGGGAAATGATTTCACGAACCTGTATTCTGCTGCCGTGACGGCAGACCCGCACAAAAGCAGCACAAAGGCCGTACAAAGACAGATACAGAATGTGTTAGTCATGTAGTAGGGATTGTTTTGTGACATATCTTCCTTACGTGAAATCTTCTCTGGTCAGGACGACCCTGTTGCGTATACCGACGTTAATTATCAGGGAAAGGGCGAGCAGGGAGGACACCAGAGACGAGCCGCCATAACTCACAAACGGGAGGTTAAGCCCGGTGATAGGCGCCACGCCAAGGGCCATCGCTATGTTTATAAATATCTGCGTGGAGAACATGGCTACGAACCCGATTAACACAAGCCGTCCCACGGGGTCCCGTGTCCTGTACGCAATCCCTAAAATGGCTATTATAAACACGAGAAAGATTATCATCACCCCGAACGTGCGGAGGAACCCCCACTCCTCGGCTATTACCGAGAAAATGAAGTCCGTATGCGGTTCGGGGAGGATGTTGAGCTGTGTCTGGACCCCCTGTTTCCAGCCCTGTCCCAGTACGCCGCCGGAGCCAATGGCGACAAGTGACTGTAATCTATGATAGGCTGCGCCCCAGTCCTGGGTCTCGCTTGGCCAGATGAACCCGATTATCCGGGCCTTTTGATACTCATGCAGCAGGAAGAACCATCCTAGCGGGAGCGCGGCAAGCCCCGCAGGTATCAGGAGCGAGAAGTGCTTTATGCGGGCGCCGGTAATGAATACCATGGCAAAGAATATCGGGAGCAGTATAAGGCCGGAACCCAGGTCCGGCTGCATAAAGATAAGCGCCATCGGCAACAGCGTAAAGGCGAGTGATATTATGAGTATACTGAAGCGTTTGTACTTCTCTTTGTACATCAGATACCTTGCGAGCGCGAGCACGAGGATTATCTTCATGAACTCGGAGGGCTGAAAATTTACCACACCGAGGTCAAACCACCTGTGTGTGCCGCGTATGGTGCTCCCGAGAAAGAGCACGGCTATCAGGGTCACAATGAATACGACATACAGTATGTATGCCTGACGGACTATCTGCATGTAGTCCAACGCGAGCAGGCCGAAGAACAAGCCGAACCCTATGCCCATAAAGATGAGTTGCCGGAACGCGTAGGTCTGGGAAGACGCGCTCCAGACAAAAAAGAAGCCGATGGCCATGAGAGCGCATGCAGACCCGAAAACCAGCCAGTCAAATTCCCTTAAAAAATCTCTGGTCGCCATTGGTTTACCTGTGAGTGTCAGCCTTCTCCGTTGCGACGAACTTTCTCCTCGCCCTTTCTATGTCATAAAGTCCAGAGACCAGTTTCCCGGCCATAGGCCCCGTTACCGCTCCCGAATGACCGGCGGCACGTTCAATGGTGATACAGAAGGCGTAGCGAGGGGCGTCAAACGGGGCATAGCCAACGAACCACAGGTGGTTTTTGTTGCTGTTGCCTATCTGTGCGGTCCCCGTCTTGCCGGCCGCCCTCAGTTTATCAAGACCCTTACGTTTCGCGGTGCCGCTTATCACAACCTGTCTCAGAGCCCTCTGGATGGCAATGAAATCTTCTTCGGGTATATCTATTATGTCCGGCCTGTCTGCCTTGTACTCTCGCAAGGTTACGCCGTCATCTGTAACGACCTTCTTCAGGAGGTGAGGACTGAGTACCACCCCGGCGTTTGCGACCGTGGATACCAGTTGCGCCATCTGCAGGGGGGTGACGAGCAGTTGACCCTGACCAATAGACAGGTTTAGTCTTTCACCGGCGTATTTTGGCAGTGGCACGTTACCCGATGCCTCATATGGAAGGTCTATGCCGGTCTTGTTGCCGAAGCCGAACGCCCTGGCCCACTCGTTCATTGCGGTGCCGCTGAGCCGGCGTGCCACATTAAAAAAATAGACGTTGCAGGAGTGTTCTATGCCCCTCAGAAGGTCTACCGAGCCGTGGAATGAGTGGCAGCGGAATTTGCGGCCGCCCAGGGTTATCGACCCGGAACACTGAAAACGGGTATCCAGGTCAATTTCACCCTCCGAGAGGGCTGTGAGGGCAGTTACTATCTTGAAGGCTGAGCCGGGCGGCAAGAGGGCCTGTATGGGACGGTTGAGCAGCGGCTTGCCGGGGTCGTTGAGTAGTCTGCCGTAATCCGCGGCAAAAGTGTTCGGGTTGAAGCCGGGATGACTGGCCATCGCCAGGACGTCGCCGCTGCGGGTATCTAAAACCACAATGGAACCGTTGTTTTTCCCCAAAATTTCTTCAGCCAGGCGCTGTATGTCAAGGTCAATGGTCAGGAAGACGTCGTTTCCGTGTCTGGGAGGCATGTCAAATATGACCCTGTTTACTTCCAGGGTCTTGAGTGACAACTCCTCCATCTTCTTACCGGGGCTTCCGGTAAGGTCGAGGTCGTATTGGGCCTCAATTCCTGACCTGCCGATGTGGTCGTTCGGTGATAACGCAAGACTCATGTGGTGATGTAATTTCTCGTCGTCTCCGCTGGCCGGTTGCAGGGTGTTCTTTGCGTTCTTGAGTTCTTCCGGGGTGGGTTTTCCCACATAGCCCAGGATATGCGAGGCGACGTTACTGTATGGATAGTACCTCTTGGGTCTGGTGTGGAGGGAGACGCC
Above is a genomic segment from Candidatus Bathyanammoxibius amoris containing:
- a CDS encoding pentapeptide repeat-containing protein — encoded protein: MQTSSIYGPAVYDNLEKVRNTNSCPGCDLRGVDLDSGFLSNANLSGANLSGANLSSAMLVEANLSGAILVDANLRGATLRGADLSGADLSGANVYGAIFLQAKGLTPEQKEDLKSRGALFHGPAF
- the ftcD gene encoding glutamate formimidoyltransferase, which encodes MGPYWSDPMAGDVGKLVECVPNFSEGRDLEKIRDITVTIEDSPGVRLLDVEANSDYNRVVVTFVGGPEEVKEAAFRSIARASELIDMLVQNGHHPRMGATDVCPFVPIAGVTMEDCVRVARELGRGVGERLGIPVYLYGEAARIADRVALSNIRRGEYEGLEKRLAGSMWRPDFGPCEYTDSVRRTGATAIGARKFLIAFNIGLNTSSVGLARKIAGRLRDSGVIAIHQGKKVRIPGRLKKVQAIGVPMDSGTTEVSMNLLDYDVTPPHVAFEAVKDEAEGLGVEVTGSDIVGLVTKEPLLVAGAFYGCGGTERQRIEAAIKGLRLQNFDMDKKVIEYAVGFNE
- a CDS encoding SdiA-regulated domain-containing protein, translating into MKSFPVAVEEPSGLAYDTKTDTLWTVRDGGGGLYQIDKRGIVLETIDVPSNDLEGIAYKPATDTFLLAEERYREIKEIDKQGKTLRTVKVPINYRLWHFNHGLEGIAHNPENGHVFVVNEKDPRRVMELDEGGTIAGSFEVDEADDLSGIHRDTGSGNLLILSHESKKVMEYTPGGKLLGSFTIDVPKAEGITMDADGNIYIICDETNTLYVYSPVEG
- the rodA gene encoding rod shape-determining protein RodA, which produces MATRDFLREFDWLVFGSACALMAIGFFFVWSASSQTYAFRQLIFMGIGFGLFFGLLALDYMQIVRQAYILYVVFIVTLIAVLFLGSTIRGTHRWFDLGVVNFQPSEFMKIILVLALARYLMYKEKYKRFSILIISLAFTLLPMALIFMQPDLGSGLILLPIFFAMVFITGARIKHFSLLIPAGLAALPLGWFFLLHEYQKARIIGFIWPSETQDWGAAYHRLQSLVAIGSGGVLGQGWKQGVQTQLNILPEPHTDFIFSVIAEEWGFLRTFGVMIIFLVFIIAILGIAYRTRDPVGRLVLIGFVAMFSTQIFINIAMALGVAPITGLNLPFVSYGGSSLVSSLLALSLIINVGIRNRVVLTREDFT
- a CDS encoding penicillin-binding transpeptidase domain-containing protein, with translation MYPNRLKIIFALVIASFTLLVIRLGYLQIFEGAKYSGISQQRLLRDYSVPARRGNIYDRLGRPLAVEEPAFDITVAYKNLLYGHLRSKGELTPPLSRLKAHKNLSAGCDSCHNEDGMGLWVSRLSKLLGRTPQQLLSQAEEIINRVEKIKAQVQKRHKRPVRIQEEYASHAIVKDAPLKRAAEVEMHPDLYPGVSLHTRPKRYYPYSNVASHILGYVGKPTPEELKNAKNTLQPASGDDEKLHHHMSLALSPNDHIGRSGIEAQYDLDLTGSPGKKMEELSLKTLEVNRVIFDMPPRHGNDVFLTIDLDIQRLAEEILGKNNGSIVVLDTRSGDVLAMASHPGFNPNTFAADYGRLLNDPGKPLLNRPIQALLPPGSAFKIVTALTALSEGEIDLDTRFQCSGSITLGGRKFRCHSFHGSVDLLRGIEHSCNVYFFNVARRLSGTAMNEWARAFGFGNKTGIDLPYEASGNVPLPKYAGERLNLSIGQGQLLVTPLQMAQLVSTVANAGVVLSPHLLKKVVTDDGVTLREYKADRPDIIDIPEEDFIAIQRALRQVVISGTAKRKGLDKLRAAGKTGTAQIGNSNKNHLWFVGYAPFDAPRYAFCITIERAAGHSGAVTGPMAGKLVSGLYDIERARRKFVATEKADTHR